A single Lactuca sativa cultivar Salinas chromosome 8, Lsat_Salinas_v11, whole genome shotgun sequence DNA region contains:
- the LOC111878440 gene encoding signal peptide peptidase — MKNAERAANIALAGLTLAPLVVKVDTNLNVVLTACLTVFVGCYRSVKPTPPSETMSNEHAMRFPLVGSAMLLSLFLLFKFLSKDLVNAVLTGYFFILGIIALSATLLPAIDRFLPNKWNDDVIIWRLPYFRSLDVTFEFTRSQVVAAIPGTFFCAWYAAQKHWLANNILGLAFCIQGIEMLSLGSFKTGAILLAGLFVYDIFWVFFTPVMVSVAKSFDAPIKLLFPSRIAARPFSMLGLGDIVIPGIFVALALRFDVSRGRESHYFKSAFLGYTVGLVLTIVVMNWFQAAQPALLYIVPGVIGFLAAHCLWNGEVKPLLEFDESKTAGEEEAISSKKVE; from the exons ATGAAGAACGCTGAGCGTGCTGCAAATATTGCTCTAGCAG GTTTAACATTAGCCCCATTAGTTGTGAAAGTAGATACAAATTTAAATGTTGTATTAACCGCATGCCTCACTGTTTTTGTGGGTTGCTATCGCTCTGTCAAGCCAACACCTCCTTCT GAAACaatgtctaatgaacatgcaatgcGTTTTCCCTTAGTTGGTAGTGCAATGTTGTTATCTTTGTTCTTGCTCTTTAAGTTCCTATCAAAAGACTTGGTCAATGCAGTGTTGACTGGATACTTCTTTATACTCGGGATCATCGCTCTTTC GGCTACACTCTTACCTGCAATTGATCGGTTTCTACCAAACAAGTGGAATGATGATGTGATCATATGGCGTCTCCCGTATTTCCGGT CTTTGGATGTTACTTTTGAGTTCACAAGGTCTCAAGTTGTTGCTGCTATTCCTGGTACCTTTTTTTGTGCATGGTATGCTGCACAAAAACATTGGCTGGCTAACAACATTTTGGGTCTTGCATTCTGCATTCAG GGAATTGAAATGCTTTCACTCGGCTCTTTCAAGACTGGTGCCATTCTGTTG GCTGGactttttgtatatgatatattTTGGGTGTTTTTCACACCAGTTATGGTCAGTGTTGCTAAATCATTTGATGCACCTATCAAG CTTTTATTTCCATCAAGAATTGCTGCACGCCCCTTTTCCATGCTTGGTTTAGGTGACATTGTGATTCCAG GGATTTTTGTAGCATTAGCACTGAGATTCGATGTGTCAAGAGGAAGAGAGAGCCACTATTTTAAAAGTGCTTTTCTGGGATACACAGTTGGGTTGGTCCTTACAAttgttgtcatgaattggtttcaAGCTGCACAG CCGGCTCTATTGTACATTGTACCAGGGGTTATTGGGTTTTTGGCTGCTCATTGTCTATGGAATGGAGAGGTTAAACCG TTACTGGAGTTTGATGAGTCAAAAACAGCAGGAGAGGAAGAAGCAATTAGCAGCAAGAAAGTGGAATGA